One region of Fimbriiglobus ruber genomic DNA includes:
- the greA gene encoding transcription elongation factor GreA has translation MADDRIPMTREGYDKKKAELDQMQNVEMIEITKRVATARDLGDLSENAEYHAAREDQGMLEARINMLRYQLSRAYIIDKDTLPTDSIAFGSRVKVKDLDMGEEEVFELVGPGQENPDKNRILTSSPIAQGLLGKKKGDKVEIQVPRGVIRFKVLEISVADLD, from the coding sequence ATGGCAGACGACCGAATCCCGATGACCCGGGAAGGGTACGACAAGAAGAAGGCCGAGCTGGACCAGATGCAGAACGTCGAGATGATCGAGATCACCAAGCGGGTGGCCACCGCGCGCGACCTCGGCGACCTGAGTGAGAACGCCGAGTACCACGCGGCCCGCGAGGACCAGGGGATGCTCGAGGCCCGGATCAACATGCTCCGGTATCAGCTCTCCCGCGCCTACATCATCGACAAGGACACGCTCCCGACCGACTCGATCGCGTTCGGCAGCCGGGTCAAGGTGAAAGACCTGGACATGGGCGAGGAAGAGGTGTTCGAGCTGGTCGGCCCGGGTCAGGAAAACCCCGACAAGAACCGGATTCTCACGTCGAGCCCGATCGCCCAAGGGCTGCTCGGGAAGAAAAAGGGCGACAAGGTCGAGATCCAGGTTCCCCGCGGGGTGATCCGGTTCAAAGTGCTCGAGATCTCCGTCGCCGACCTGGACTGA
- a CDS encoding NADPH-dependent FMN reductase → MRILALSGSLRAAASNSTLLRAAIALAPTGVAVEIFDGIANLPHFNPDLDDEANPHPAVQHFRSQLKAADGVVISSPEYAHGMPGVLKNALDWVVGSGEFSGKPVGLLNASPVATHAHESLREVLKTMDARVIDAASVRIPLAKKRTDVQGIIADPVLSSLLSAALTALVGEMSVLRDDSTTA, encoded by the coding sequence ATGCGAATCCTGGCCCTCTCCGGAAGCCTGCGGGCGGCGGCGTCTAACAGCACGCTACTCCGGGCGGCCATCGCCTTGGCTCCGACCGGGGTAGCCGTCGAGATCTTCGACGGCATCGCGAACCTGCCCCACTTCAACCCGGACCTGGACGACGAGGCGAATCCGCACCCCGCCGTTCAGCATTTCCGCTCTCAACTCAAGGCCGCCGACGGCGTCGTGATTAGCAGCCCGGAGTACGCCCACGGGATGCCCGGCGTTCTCAAAAACGCGCTCGATTGGGTAGTCGGCAGCGGCGAATTCTCCGGCAAGCCCGTCGGTTTACTCAACGCCTCTCCGGTCGCCACCCACGCCCACGAATCGCTCCGGGAAGTCTTGAAAACGATGGACGCGCGGGTGATCGATGCGGCGTCCGTGCGCATCCCACTGGCGAAAAAACGGACCGACGTGCAGGGCATCATCGCTGATCCGGTGCTATCCAGTTTATTGTCGGCTGCCCTCACTGCCCTCGTGGGAGAAATGAGCGTCCT